The sequence aagagcctttacatgaacagatatatgcacacccacgttcattgcagcactgtttacaatagcaaaaagatgtaagcaatcaaggtgcctatcaacagatgaaaggataaaaaattatggcatattcacacaatggaatattatgcattgacaaagaacaatgatgaatctctgaaacatttcataacatggaggaatctggaaggcattttgctgagtgaaattagtcaattgcaaaaggacaaatattgtattagaccactatgataagaactcaaaaaatagtttaaacggagaagaacatattctttgatggttacgagagcagggaaggagggagggagggaaggaaggagggagggagaggggttttcactcattagatagtagataagaactattttaggcaaaaggaaagacaacacagagtacaggagaggtcagcacaagtgtactaaaccaaaaacaaagaagtttcctgaataaactgaatgcttcaaaggccagtgtagcaggggcaggggtttggggaccatagtttcaggggacatctaagtcaattggcataataaaatctattaagaaaacatcctgcatcccactttggagagtggcttctggggtcttatatgctagcaagcggccatctaagaagcatcagtgggtctcaacccaccttgagcaaaggagaatgaagaacaccaaggacactagataattatgagcccaagagacagaaagggccgcataaaccagagactacatcagcctgagaccagaagaactagatagtgcctggctacaaccgatgactgccctaacagggaacacaacagagaacccctgagggagcaggagagcaatgcgATGTAGACCtcaagttctcgtaaaaagaccagacttaattgcctgactgagcctagaaggactctggaggtcatgatccacagaccttctgttagtccaagacagggaccagtcccaaagccaactcttcagaaagggtttggactggactatggaatagaaaatgatactggtgacgaatgagcttcttggatcaagtagacacatgagactatgtgtacagctcctgcctggaggggagatgagagggttgagTGGGTCAGatgctggccaaatggacaggaaaatagagagtggcaggaaggagtgtgctgtcccattagggagagagcaattaggagtatatagtaaggtttatataaatttttggatgagagactgacttcGTTTGTAAATTtatacttaaagcacaattagaaaaaaaacttATGTAGCTACATATTATCTGGCATAAAggcaattttatatttttttttcctttattttcacaAAGTCTTTATTTAGCTGTTTTTGCTGTGGAAAACATTGATATTCCTTAGAAAGAGAGCTCTTTAACTGTCTTCTAagggattcttttttttaaataataatttattgtggttttgatgaaGGTTTATGCAGTAGTTTaggttcctattcaacaatttgtacacaaattgttcagtgacattggttacattctttacaatgcttGATTGTTCTCCTCAGTTCCATTCCAGTTGTTCCATTTCTGTCACTCTAGCTCCTCTGTACACTTATAGGCTCATGTTTGTTTTAAGGTAAttgttggccatttggtctcatatacatgattttttaaaaaagaggcaCAGTATTCAAggatgatattctttattttgtaaaCCTCTTTCtaatttagctaaaaggtgaccacAATTTAAAGAGTATATCAGAGCCATAGtatcagggagtcctccagtctcaactgatCCAATAaatttaagaatttgaggttctgttccatatttttctcccatctaTCAGGATCCATCCATTGTGGCACTGATTAGAAAGGTtggtagtagtagccaggcaccatctaatttttcTGTTCTCAGGGTAGGTGAGACTGTGATTCATGAAGGCtatttctcttgtcagtttgtcatactgtgggggcttgtgtgttgctgtgatgctggaagttatgccaccagtattcagaaaccagcagggtcacccacggcagacagatttcagctgagcttccagactaagacacactgggAAGTAGGACCCAGCTGTCtaattctaaaaagaattagcccatgaaaaccttatgaataacagtggaacattgtctgatataatccCAGAatatgagccctccaggttggaaagcacttagAAGAAAGCTGGGAcagagctgcatcctcaaagtacagtcaaccttaatgacgtggaagtagtcaagctttcaggaccttcatttgctgatgtggcatgactcaaaatgagaagaaacagctgcaaatatccattaataatcagaaagtggaatgtatgaagtatgaatccagaaaaattggaaattgtcaaaaatgaaacagaatggataaacatcaatatcctaggcattagtgagctaaaacaGACTGTTATTGGCCACTTtgtatcagacaatcatatggtctactatgcctggagtgacaacttgaagtatggtgttgcattcatcatcaaaaagaacatttccagatctatcttgaagtacaatgctgtcagtgatagaataatatccatatgccaacaaggaaaaccagttaatatgactagtattcaaatttatgcaccaaccattgaggccaaagattaagaaactgaagatttttgccaattttgcagtctgaaattgatcaaacatgcaatcaggatgtgtcGATAATTAcgggtgactggaatgcaaaagttggaaaaaaagaaggaggaTAGTAGTTATGGccttggtggaaaaaaaaaaaaaaagcacactcagcatttctcgggctaaaagaaatgaagaaaaaattcaagcctcgagttgcagtagtgaaggattctatggggaaaatattaagcgatgCAGGaaatgtcaaaagaagatggaaagaatacactaatcatgataccaaaaagaatgggttaaagttcaaccatttcaagaggtcacatatgatcaggaactgatgatactgaagaaagaactgcaagcttcactgaaaacactggtgaaaaacaagtttcctggaattgacagaatatcaattaaaATGTTCAGccaaaggatgcagcactggcagtgcttactcgtctatgccaagaaatttggaagagagccacCTGGCtagctgactggaagacatccatatttatgcctattcccaagaaaggtgatccaaccaaatgaggaaattattgaataatattaatatcacatgcaagccgaattttgctgaaggtcattcaaaagctgttgcagcagtgtACAgactgctgaagatcattcaaaagtggctgtagaaGTATgtagacaggaaactgccagaatttcaggtcggattcagaagaggaggtggaaccagagatatcattgctgatgtcagatggatcctggctaaaagcagagaataccagaaggatggttacctgtcttttattgactatgtaaaggcatttgactctgtggatcataacaaattatgaatagcactgagaagaatgagaattccagaacacttaattgtgcttatgaggtacctgtacatagatcaataggcagttgttctgacagaacaaggggatactgtgtggtttaaagtcaggaaaggtgtgcgtcagggttgtatcttttcacgatacctattcactctgtatgctgagaaaatagtctgagaatctggactatatgaagaagaatggggcatcaagtttggaggaagactcattaacaacctgtgttatgcagatgcacaaccttgtttgctgaaagtgaagaggacttgaagcacttactgatgaaatcaaagaccacagccttcagtatggattacagctcaacataaagaaaacaaaaatcctcacaaatggaccaacaaACCACCTCATGATAAATGAAAAggagattgatgttgtcaaggatttccttttacttggatccacaattaacacccatggaagcagcagtcaagaaaccaaaagacacattgcattgggcaaatctgctgcaaaggacctctttaaagtgttgaaaagcaaagatgttgaaaagcaaagatgtctccttgaagactaaggtgcacctgacccaagccatgttattttctagcacatcatatgcatgtgaaatctggacaatgaataagaaagacagaagaagagttgacgcctttgaattgtggtggtggtgaagaatattgaatataccatgagctgccaaaagaaagaacaattttatgaatatatatgaatatatatatatatatatatatatatatatatatatggaaaccctggtgacatagtggctaAGCGCTAccattgctaactaaaaggtcggcagttgtaatccaccatgcgctcctccgaaattctatggggcagttctactctgtccttagggtcgctatgagtcggaatctcctcgacagcaatgggtatatatatatatgttactcAGGGCTTTATTGAAGGGTATTGGTTTCTGGGTTTTACTATTAAAAAGACTGCTTTTATATTCTTGAAATTACATCTTTTGGAGCTTGTATATCTATAGtatatattttctttgtaaaagttttattgagatataattcacatacctcaaaacttattttttaaagtgtacaattcagtgatttttagcaTATTTACCAAATTGTGGAAGAATtgccactatctaattccagaacattttcaccaccccaaaaagaaactccacACCCAGTAGCAGTcactctccctccatccctcagCCCCTAGCAATCACTAATCTGCCCACTGTatttatggatttgcctattctgggtatttaatacaaatggaatcatacaacatgtggttctttgtgactggcttctaaTATTTAGCATGATTTCATGGTCCATCTATTTTGTACCATGCATCAGTGCTTAAtccatttttattgctgaataatagttcattgtgtggatataccatactttgtttttccatttattgttTTAGGGGCATTTGGTTATTCCccattttggctattatgaagaaTCTGCTATGAGCATTCATGTGCAAGGTTTTTGtagacatatatttttatttatcatgTGTGCATACCTGGAAATGGAATTGCAGGGTCATGTGGTAACTCTGTTTAGTATTTTGAGGAACTTTCAAACTATTTTTCACAgcaactgcaccattttacattctcttcAGCAATGTATGAGGTTTCAATTTATCCACAACTGCAATGTGTGAGATCTGAATCATTCACATCACCAACACTTgtaattttctgtctttttaatgtcacTCATTCTAGTAGGTGTGAAGTTATATGTCTTTATGATtctgatttgtatctctctaggAAATCCtaagggaagttctactctgtcctatagggaagttatgagtcagaatcaactcaatggaacaacaacaatgactaatgattttgtgtatcttttcatgtacttattgaccatttgtatacTTTCTTCAATGAAATGCCTAATCAACTCTTTCCCCAGTTGTGTAATTGAATAGTTTGTCATTAAAATAATTGCTTTACTGTTGTGAAATAGAGACATcaccacatttgccaattcaacatttcctTCATATATAATTCAATGagatcaattacattaatcatgttgtgcaagcaccaccAATGTCctttgccatattttccaaccccataaacaaaaactcaaagccTCTTCTCATTCTCCTTCCCTTCTGCCCCTGATAACCATTATAAAACTCTGCTCTGTATATAGTTACCTATTCTATGCACTTCATATTAATGAGTTCATATGacatctgtccttttgcaatAGACTTATTTAActctgcataatgttttcaaaggttTTCCATGTTGTGgcttgtatcaggacttcatttctctttaggacaagattccattttatgtgtttaccacattttatttatccaataATCTGTTTATGGGTATTTgtattgtttccacctttcagatCTTAtgaagagtgctgcaatgaacatttttGTCCATGTGTCTGTGTCACTGCTTTAAATTCTCTTAGGTACATAcctgagaaaataatttctagGCCATATGCTAGCTCTATGCTTCACTTTTTAAGAAACGGCCAAACtgtaccatttttttttgttcccaccagcaatggagtaaaattttgctaaagataattcaaaaacagttacagtagtacatcaacaggaaattgccagaaatgtaagctggatttagaagaggatgtggaatgagggatatcattgctgatctctCATGGGTCttggctaaaaacagagaatgccacaaagacatttacctgtgttttattgactatgcaatggcattgtactgtgtagatcataacaaatcaatggataacattgagaagaatggatcTTCCAGAACGCTAAATCATGCTTATGCAGTACTtgtaaatagaccaagaggccatctttcaaacagaacaaagggttaCTGAaaggcttaaaatcaggaaagatgttatcagggttgtattctttcaacacacttattccatctgtatgctgagcatatagtctgagaaactggactaaattaagaagaacatggtatcaggattggaggaagactcattaacaacctgctgcttgctgaaagtaaagaggacttgaagcacttactgatgaaagtcaaagactacaaccttcactatggattatatctcaacgtGAAGAAAAcggaaatcctcacaactgggccaataagcaacatcatgataaatggggaaaagattgatgtcgtcaggatttcattttacttggatccacaatcaatgaccatggaagcaacagtcaataaatcaaacaatgtattacattgggcaaatctgctgtaaaagacttctttaaagtattaaaaagcaaaatcatCTACTTTTAAGagtagggtgcacctgacccaagccatggtattttcaatggccttatatgcatgcaaaggcttgacaatgaataaggaagactgaagaagaattgatgcattcaaatttggtgttggtgaagaatattaaatataccatggactgccagaagaacaaacaaacctctcttggaagaagtatagccagaatgcttcctagaagcaaggatggtgagacttcatctcacaaatTTTGTAcccgttatcaggagggaccagtccctagaaaaggacatcatgcttggtaaagtcagggaaaaaaaggaagactgtcaacaagatggattgatacaggaACTGCAAGATGGGCttaaaacatagcaacaatcataagtatggtgcaggaccagacagtgtttcattctgttggacactgggtcactatgaattggaaccaacttaacagtacctagcaacaacaaccaccaGTAATGGATGAGGATTTTGATTTCTCTGTATATTCATGTAAAAGAATGAAGatagacccatatctcacacaatacaccaaaaagtaactccaaatggatcaaagaccctaATGTACAacttaaaacataaaatttttaaaggatttttCTTTACATTGTCAAATTTGAGACTTCTCTTTATATTCTACATACAAGTTTCTTACCAGATAAATAATTTACAAATTCCTTGTCATTTCCATGTTTTGCATTTTCACATTCTTGATGATGTCATTTTAAGCACTTTTTTTATGATTACAATCTTTTTTTGTTACTTGTACTTTTGCTGTAATATGTATGAATCCATTGTCTTACTGCTTTCTTAACAGCACGTGGGTTGAAGAAGTTAAAAGATGTGTTAGAGTATATTTGGAATAagataaaaaatacaaatttgaGGCAGACTCTATAGCATCTATTAGGGGAATTAATTAATGGAATTTTCTAGCTCTGTTAGAAAAGATATAAAAAGGACACTTCCAAATCAGCTACCACAGCTTCAACCTTACGTAAGGagaaaaataagagtaaattcactgaaaagaaacagaaaagaaatgaaatgataaaCGTTGAAGTGAAAATTTGTTAaatagactatagaaaaacaatagataaaaccaaggaaaccaaaagctggttgtctgagaagatcaataaaatagataaatttcCAGGAAAactgctcaggaaaaaaaaaaaaaaaaaaaaaaaacaccaacatTTTGGATAAGAAAAGGGGCATACTTACATTTTCCATATATATTAAAAGGATAGAAACAGAACTCTAggagtttttttatttgtttgtttatggcCAATGTTTtggacaacttagatgaaatgaaaAAGTTCCTAGAAATAAACAAATTACCAGAGTTTATGCAAGAATATATAGATAACATGAGTATTCCTATatctaaaaattttaattatagattaaaaaaaaaaaactttattgccttctttggtgaattctaacaaacatttaGGAATATGCCTTATTGGTAAATTCTATcaaaatttaaggaagaaataataccagtTTTGCAATGAGTCTTATAAAAATTTAGAGGAGGGGATTCTTGGCAAATAATTCCATGAGGTTAGCATTAGCCTGAAGCTAGATCCAGTCAAAACATATaaagaaagtaaattaaaaatgAGTATCCCACATTAACATTGATTctaacatattttaaataaacttttaccCAATTtaatccaaaatatatataaggaTAATAATATATCTAAATGGATTTACCCAAAAAAATGCAtatttggtttaatattaaaaaaaaagtttaattaacaatgttaacaaaattaaaaaggaaaaaaaagtgatcATCATAGTAGATTCAGAAAAAGGCATCcttgatttaaaacaaacaaacaaaaaaaccaggcgTTAGAAATGAGTTTACTCAACAGGAAGGCTATATGTATAAATTCTACAGCTTAACATTATGCTTAATATTAAAACATTGAATATttttcccctaagatcaggatCAAGACAAGGATTTCTATTCTCATCACTGCTATTCAAAATTGTACTAGTGGGTATAGCCAGTGCaagaaaatttaaggaaaaacaaataaataaaggaatcccactgaaaaagaaaaaaaaaaatcaataaaaagagaGACAGTCATCATATtggaaaggaaggaataaagctATACTTTAGATAACATAATTCTTTATGTAGAAAATCTGAGAAAATCTACAAAAATCTGGTGGAATTAATaactgacattaaaaaaataactgaCATTAGCAGGTTTGAAAGACACAAgatcaatatataaaattaattttaattctaATTTGCTGGTAATGAATAAACTGAAATTATAAAGATTATATAATTTAAAGCAGCTAGAAAAATGTTAAATACTATGGATTAATTTGGGGGGAGAAAGTGTGAAATACTTGtaaactgaaaacaaacaaagctgAGAGGCAttataaacccaaacccagtgccgtcgagttgattccgactcatagcaaccctataggacagagtagaactgcccgtgaGAGGCATTATAGAAGTTTTAAATAACTGGAGAGAGAAACTCTGTTAGTGGGTTGGAAATCGCAATATTGTTAATATGTCAGGTGGCATTTATTTCCAAATTGATGTACAGATTAAATTGAATCCCAACAAAAATTCCAaaacctttttttgttgttgttgaaaaaggcaactttctaaaattcatatgggaattgaaataaataaaataggcaaaatagatttttaaaagaataaaatttggATGAGATACACTGTCTAATTTGAAGGTTTATAAAATTATGGCAATCAAGAGTGTTTGGTATTGGTATAAAGATTAATATATATATCAATGGAAGACAATATGAATTTCATAAATAGGTCCACATACATGGGCAACTGACTTTTTACAAAGGAGCAATAGCAAGTCAATGGATAAAGGACAGTATTTTCAAGAAATGATTCTGAATATGTGAAAAAAATCTAGATTTCACATCACATAAAAAATTAACCCAAGTTATCATAGACCTAAATttatacctgttgttgttaggtgcctttcagTTGGTTCCAAAATTTAGTGATcttgtgtaacagaacaaaatgttgcccaggtGTGagttatcctcacaatcgtttttatgcttgagcccattgctggagccactgtgtctcattgagagtcttcctctttttcaccaacccactaccaagcatgatgtccttctccagggggtggcccctcctgataatatgtgcaaagtaagtgagactaggtcttgccattctcacttctaaagagcattctggctgtacttcttccaagacagtttgttcttctgtcaggctgtggtatattcaatgttcttcactaacaccgtaattcaaaggcatcagttcttgtttggtcttccttattcattgtctagccttTGCATgcacgaggcaattgaaaacaccatagcttgggtcaggcacatcttattcctcaaagtgatatctttgcttttaaatactttaaagagctgttttgcagcaaattttcccaatgtaatacatcttttgatttcttgtttgctgcttccatgggcatttattTGTGCATCCAAATAAAAGCAAATTCTTGTCAACtacaatcttttcttcttttattgtgatattgcttataggtccagttgtgaggatttatgttttctttatactgaggtgtaatccatactgaagactatagtcttcgattttcatcagtaagtacttcaagccctcttcactttcagcaaacaaggttgtgttatctgcatattactggttgttaatgggtcttcctccaaatcTAAcgtcttgttcttcttcatatatgcCAGATtactggattatttgctcagcatacagatttacagctaaaactataaaacttataGGAGAAAACTTTTGTGGCTTTGGGTTAGGCAAAGACTTTTTAGATAGGACAATGGAAAAAatgatttataaataaaattggaTTTAATTAAACTTTAAATTTCTGCTCATTTAAGAACATTCTTAAGATAATTCAAAGATAAGTCAGTGCCtaggagaaaatacttgcaaatcatatatctcatAACAGGCATGCATTGAGAAGACATGAAGAATTCTCAGATCTCAATAGTAAGAATATTAACAATCTGATGAAATATAATGAGCAGATGATTTAAGCAAATACTTCACCAAGCAAAGATGTACAGATGAAAAACAAATACCTTAAAAGATGGTCAACATTATTTGTCATTTATGAAATGCAtctcaaaaccacaatgagatagtaCCACACTGCTACaagaatgactaaaataaaatgGACTACACTGAAATTAATGAGGATGTGGAAGACATGAAATTCTCACAAGCTGATGCTGGACACGTGAGATGGAAGAACTTTGAAGAAGAGAGTTGCAGTTTGTATCCATTCAATCATCTGTTTTTCTGGTTTACAACACTTTATTTAGCATAAGttctagatttctgtttgttggtgGACgtataaatataattaaaatacacTCTACCTTCTAGATCACAGACTTCAATAGTTACACTAAAAAAACTCATGAATGGCAGATTTGAAAAACATAATCCATTTAGTAGCAGTGATTTCCAGAGAAGTCCGGGACAATTTATGAGATTCACAGCCACAGTAATCACAAAGAGAGCTTCTGCCTGCTGCTCCTCAGAGCTTATTTGACATctttgttcctcaggctgtatATCAGGGGGTTTAACATGAGGATGACGATAGTGTAAAAGATGCACACCACTTTACTCTGATCCATGCtgaagatggcactgggttgtccATATATGAAGAAAACGGTACCAAAAAACAAGCACACCCCAGttaggtgggaggcacaggtggagaAAGCTTTTTGGCATCCCTGCACAGTACAGATCCTCAGAATTGCTGATATGATGCAGATGTATGAGACCAATACAATCAGGGATGTACTGACAATAATGGAGCCGTATAAACCAAGAAGAACCAATTGGTTTATAAATGTATCTGAGCATGAGAGGGACAAGAGTGGAGGTACGTCACAGAAAAAGTCATTGATCTCATTGGACCCACAAAAGGGCAAGGTGAAAGTCATCGTTGTTTGAGTGACAGCATTCACTAAACCCCATAAGTAGGACCCCACCACCAAGCATACACAGACTTGGTGAGACATACTCACAGAGTATTGCAGGGGGTTACAGATGGCGAtgtagcggtcataggccatagCAGCCAGGAGGAAGGCCTCTGTGGTACCGAAAAGAGACAGGAAGAAAAATTGTTTTGCACACCCACCAAAGGAAACTGTGTG comes from Loxodonta africana isolate mLoxAfr1 chromosome 13, mLoxAfr1.hap2, whole genome shotgun sequence and encodes:
- the LOC100668502 gene encoding olfactory receptor 5AR1-like; this translates as MTFFFSLTSLPSPILFFFFSSFFCSFFSFLFFCLLFLLYLMMNFSAVSTFVLLGFGGGPGMQAILFLIFSILYVLSVVGNFGMIVIIKMYSHLHTPMYVFLQSLSLLDICYSSTIAPRALVNFLQKDHTVSFGGCAKQFFFLSLFGTTEAFLLAAMAYDRYIAICNPLQYSVSMSHQVCVCLVVGSYLWGLVNAVTQTTMTFTLPFCGSNEINDFFCDVPPLLSLSCSDTFINQLVLLGLYGSIIVSTSLIVLVSYICIISAILRICTVQGCQKAFSTCASHLTGVCLFFGTVFFIYGQPSAIFSMDQSKVVCIFYTIVILMLNPLIYSLRNKDVK